The Equus quagga isolate Etosha38 chromosome 10, UCLA_HA_Equagga_1.0, whole genome shotgun sequence genome includes a region encoding these proteins:
- the EIF2S3 gene encoding eukaryotic translation initiation factor 2 subunit 3, which produces MAGGEAGVTLGQPHLSRQDLATLDVTKLTPLSHEVISRQATINIGTIGHVAHGKSTVVKAISGVHTVRFKNELERNITIKLGYANAKIYKLDDPSCPRPECYRSCGSSTPDEFPTDIPGTKGNFRLVRHVSFVDCPGHDILMATMLNGAAVMDAALLLIAGNESCPQPQTSEHLAAIEIMKLKHILILQNKIDLVKESQAKEQYEQILAFVQGTVAEGAPIIPISAQLKYNIEVVCEYIVKKIPVPPRDFTSEPRLIVIRSFDVNKPGCEVDDLKGGVAGGSILKGVLKVGQEIEVRPGIVSKDSEGKLMCKPIFSKIVSLFAEHNDLQYAAPGGLIGVGTKIDPTLCRADRMVGQVLGAVGALPEIFTELEISYFLLRRLLGVRTEGDKKAAKVQKLSKNEVLMVNIGSLSTGGRVSAVKADLGKIVLTNPVCTEVGEKIALSRRVEKHWRLIGWGQIRRGVTIKPTVDDD; this is translated from the exons ATGGCTGGGGGCGAGGCTGGAGTGACTCTAGGGCAGCCGCATCTTTCTCGTCAGGATCTCGCCACCTTG GATGTTACCAAGTTGACGCCACTTTCACACGAAGTTATCAGCAGACAAGCCACAATTAATATAG GTACAATTGGTCATGTGGCTCATGGCAAATCCACAGTTGTAAAAGCTATTTCTGGAGTTCACACTGTCAGGTTCAAAAATGAACTAGAAAGAAACATTACAATCAAACTTGGATATGCTAATGCTAAG ATTTATAAACTTGATGACCCAAGTTGTCCTCGGCCAGAATGTTACAGATCCTGTGGAAGTAGTACACCCGATGAGTTTCCTACAGACATTCCAGGGACCAAAGGGAACTTCAGATTAGTCAG ACATGTTTCCTTTGTTGACTGTCCTGGCCACGATATTTTGATGGCTACTATGCTGAACGGTGCAGCAGTAATGGATGCGGCTCTTCTGTTGATAG CTGGTAATGAGTCTTGTCCTCAACCTCAGACTTCTGAACACCTGGCTGCTATAGAAATCATGAAACTGAAGCATATTTtgattctacaaaataaaattgatttggTAAAAGAAAGCCAGGCTAAAGAACAATATGAACAGATCCTTGCATTTGTACAAG GTACAGTAGCAGAAGGCGCTCCTATTATTCCAATTTCTGCTCAGTTGAAATACAATATTGAAGTTGTCTGTGAGTACATAGTAAAGAAAATTCCAGTACCCCCAAGAGACTTTACTTCCGAACCTCGACTTATTG ttattaGATCCTTTGATGTCAACAAACCTGGCTGTGAAGTTGATGACCTTAAGGGGGGTGTAGCTGGTGGCAGTATTCTAAAAGGAGTATTAAAG GTGGGCCAGGAAATAGAAGTCAGACCTGGTATTGTTTCCAAAGATAGCGAAGGAAAGCTCATGTGTAAACcaatcttttccaaaattgtatcCCTCTTCGCAGAACATAATGATCTTCAGTATGCTGCTCCAGGAGGTCTTATTG GAGTTGGAACAAAAATTGACCCCACTTTGTGCCGGGCTGACAGAATGGTGGGGCAGGTACTTGGTGCAGTTGGAGCTTTACCTGAAATCTTCACCGAGTTGGAAATCTCCTATTTCCTGCTGAGACGGCTTCTAGGTGTACGCACTGAGGGAGACAAGAAAGCAGCAAAG GTGCAAAAGCTATCTAAGAATGAAGTGCTCATGGTAAACATAGGATCCCTGTCGACAGGAGGAAGAGTTAGTGCAGTCAAGGCCGATTTGGGCAAAATCGTTTTGACTAATCCTGTGTGCACAGAAGTAGGAGAAAAAATTGCCCTTAGCCGAAGAGTTGAGAAACATTGGCG